One segment of Panicum virgatum strain AP13 chromosome 1K, P.virgatum_v5, whole genome shotgun sequence DNA contains the following:
- the LOC120645874 gene encoding phosphate transporter PHO1-2 — MPPSLELSPSVNGSSGRHLLSSGLASPQSMSDGSVELQQARVAEGAAVAEEVMAALERNGVSFVGGGLAKAKKDGSGKQLMGRAALLQLPATVRIDIPPTSPGRAALKVWEELVNVLRKDGADPAAAFVHRKKLQHAEKNIRDAFLALYRGLELLKKFSSLNVKAFTKILKKFVKVSEQQQATDKFSEKVKRSPFSSSDKVLQLADEVECIFLRHFAGNDRKVAMKYLKPQQPRNTHMITFLVGLFTGTFVSLFIIYSVLAHVAGIFSSTGSPTYMDIVYHVFSMFALISLHVFLYGCNLFMWKSTRINHNFIFDFSSSTALTHRDAFLMSASIMCTVVAALVINLFLRNAGATYTDALPGALLVLSTGVLFCPFNIFYRSTRYCFMRVMRNIIFSPFYKVLMADFFMADQLTSQIPLLRHMEFAACYFMAGTFRNHAYETCTSSPQYTHLAYVISFLPYYWRAMQCLRRYLEEGHDINQLANAGKYVSAMVAAAVRFKYAATPTPLWMWMVVISSSGATIYQLYWDFVMDWGFLNPKSKNLWLRDQLILKKKSIYYVSMMLNLALRLAWAQSVMKLHLGQIESRLLDFSLASLEIIRRGHWNFYRLEHEHLNNAGKFRAVKTVPLPFRELETD, encoded by the exons atgCCGCCCTCGCTCGAGCTCTCGCCGTCCGTCAACGGGTCCagcggccgccacctcctctcctccggcctcgcctcgccgcagTCCATGTCGG ATGGGAGCGTGGAGCTGCAGCAGGCGCGggtggcggagggcgcggccgtggcggaggaggtgatggcggcgctggagcgcAACGGCGTCAGCTtcgtcggcggcgggctcgccaAGGCGAAGAAGGACGGCAGCGGGAAGCAGCTCATGGGGCGGGCCGCGCTGCTGCAGCTGCCGGCGACGGTGCGGATCGACATCCCGCCGACGAgccccggccgggcggcgctcaAGGTGTGGGAGGAGCTCGTCAACGTGCTCCGCAAGGACGgcgccgaccccgccgccgccttcgtccACCGCAAGAAGCTCCAGCACGCCGAGAAGAACATCCGCGACGCCTTCCTCGCGCTCTACCGGGGCCTCGAGCTCCTCAAGAAGTTCAG CTCTCTCAATGTAAAGGCTTTCACCAAAATATTGAAGAAATTCGTCAAG GTGTCTGAGCAGCAGCAAGCCACGGACAAGTTCTCAGAGAAGGTGAAGAGGTCGCCATTCAGCAGCTCCGACAAG GTGCTTCAGCTCGCGGACGAGGTGGAGTGCATCTTCTTGAGGCACTTCGCCGGCAACGACAGGAAGGTGGCCATGAAGTACCTCAAGCCGCAGCAGCCCAGGAACACCCATATGATCACCTTCCTTGTAG GTCTGTTCACAGGCACATTTGTGTCGCTGTTCATCATATATTCAGTCCTAGCCCATGTCGCCGGCATTTTCTCCTCTACCGGAAGCCCAACCTACATGGACATAGTCTACCATGTTTTCAG CATGTTCGCACTCATCAGCCTGCACGTTTTCCTGTACGGCTGCAACCTCTTCATGTGGAAGAGCACCAGGATCAACCACAACTTCATCTTCGATTTCTCCTCCAGCACCGCACTGACGCACAGGGACGCCTTCCTCATGTCGGCATCCATCATGTGCACCGTCGTTGCGGCACTGGTCATCAACCTGTTCCTCAGGAATGCCGGCGCAACCTACACCGACGCACTGCCTGGGGCACTCCTAGTT ctgtcaACGGGGGTTCTGTTCTGCCCATTCAACATATTCTACCGCTCGACGCGCTACTGCTTCATGCGTGTCATGCGCAACATCATATTCTCACCATTCTACAAG GTTCTGATGGCTGATTTCTTTATGGCTGACCAGCTAACCAGCCAG ATCCCATTACTGAGACACATGGAATTCGCAGCATGCTACTTCATGGCTGGAACCTTTAGGAATCACGCATACGAGACTTGCACCAGCAGCCCACAATACACACACCTGGCCTATGTGATTTCCTTCCTACCTTACTACTGGAGAGCAATGCAG TGTTTAAGGAGGTACCTGGAAGAAGGTCATGACATCAACCAACTTGCTAATGCTGGCAAGTACGTATCAGCAATGGTTGCAGCTGCTGTGAGGTTCAAGTACGCTGCAACTCCGACACCACTCTGGATGTGGATGGTAGTCATTTCATCCTCAGGCGCCACCATTTACCAGCTCTACTGGGACTTTGTCATGGACTGGGGTTTCTTAAACCCCAAATCTAAGAACTTATGGCTTCGGGATCAGCTCATCCTGAAGAAAAAGTCGATCTACTATGTTTCCATG ATGCTCAACCTTGCACTACGTCTAGCCTGGGCCCAGAGTGTAATGAAACTCCATCTTGGACAGATAGAGTCTCGCTTGCTGGATTTCTCACTCGCCTCACTCGAAATTATACGACGAGGACATTGGAACTTCTACAG GCTGGAGCATGAACATTTAAACAACGCTGGAAAGTTCAGAGCAGTGAAGACTGTCCCATTACCATTCCGCGAACTTGAAACTGATTGA